One window from the genome of Streptococcus parasanguinis encodes:
- a CDS encoding helix-turn-helix transcriptional regulator produces the protein MQVILPDEQIHQIKRLLGNLIEQEIKNKLHNSHFDSPFLNKKQTCDYLGISNNTLDSWIKKGLPVIRVGKTVRFDKTEINRWLQNQ, from the coding sequence ATGCAAGTTATCCTACCCGATGAACAAATTCATCAAATTAAACGGTTGTTAGGCAATCTAATTGAACAAGAAATTAAAAACAAATTGCACAATAGTCATTTTGACAGCCCTTTTTTAAATAAGAAACAAACCTGTGACTATCTAGGAATTTCAAACAATACACTGGATTCTTGGATAAAAAAGGGATTACCCGTTATTCGAGTTGGAAAAACCGTTCGATTTGATAAAACAGAAATCAATCGCTGGTTACAAAATCAGTAG